Genomic segment of Mycobacteriales bacterium:
ACCTGGTGTCGCGCTACGCCCGCACCCATGGGCCGTTCCACCCCGCCGACGTCGCCGCCCGCTTCGGACTCGGTGTCGCCGTCGTCGACCAGGCACTGGCCCGGCTCGCAGCAAGCGGCCGGGTCGTGCACGGCGAGTTCCGCCCCGGCGGCAGCGGCCTGGAGTGGTGCGACGCCGAGGTCCTGCGGATGCTCCGGAGGAGGTCGCTCGCCAAGCTCCGCAAGGAGGTCGAGCCGGTCCCGCCCGAGGCCCTCGCGCGGTTCCTCCCGCAGTGGCAGGGCATCGGCGGGTCCAGCGGCAGAGGGATCGACGGGCTGCTGCGAGCGATCGAGCAGCTGCAGGGGGCGGCCATCCCGGCCTCCGCCCTCGAGACCCTGGTGCTGCCGAGCCGCGTCGCCGGCTACACCCCCGCCCTCCTCGACGAGGTCACCGCCTCCGGCGAGGTCCTCTGGGCCGGCCAGGGCTCGCTGCCCGGCTCGGACGGCTGGGTCAGCCTGCAGCTCGCCGACACCGCCGACCTGCTGCTGCCCCCGTTGGCCGAGGTCAGCGGCACGCCGTTGCACGACGCGGTCCTTGCGGCGCTCGACGGCGACACCGCACTGTTCTTCCGCTCGCTGTCCGACCGGGTCGGGTCCACCGACGACGCCGCCCTGCAGCAGGCGGTCTGGGACCTGGTCTGGGCGGGCGCGCTCACCAACGACACGATCGGTCCGCTGCGCGCCCTGCTCGGCACCGGCCGCACGACCCACTCCGCCAAGCGCGGTCCGGTCCGCCAGCGCTCGCGTTACGGCAGGCCCGTCATGCCGACCCGCACCGGCCCGCCGACCATGGCAGGGCGGTGGAGCCGGCTGCCCGACCGCGACACCGACCCGACCCGTCGTACCCATGCCCTCGCCGAGGCCCTGCTCGACCGGCACGGCGTCGTCACCCGTGGAGCGGTCGTCGCCGAGCGCCAGCCGGGCGGCTTCTCCGCCGTCTACACCGTGCTCAAGGCCTTCGAGGAGTCGGGCCGGGTTCGTCGCGGCTACTTCGTCGAGGGACTGGGTGCCGCGCAGTTCGCCGCGCCCGGAGCGGTCGACCGGATGCGCGCGATCGCGGCCGCGAAGCCCGCCGACGAGGAGCCGCTCTGGACGACGCCGGTGCCCGGCGGGTGGGAGGGCAACCCCGCACTGCAGCGGCAGCGCAAGCGCCGTGACGAGGCCCGCGCGGTCGTGCTCGCCGCGACCGACCCGGCCAACCCCTACGGCGGGGCGCTGGCCTGGCCCGCCCAGGACGCCGACAAGCAGGGCGGCCACAAGCCGGGCCGCAAGGCCGGCGCCCTGGTCGTCCTCGTCGACGGCGCCCTGGTGCTCTACGTCGAGCGTGGCGGCAAGACGCTGCTGTCGTTCCGCGACGACGAGGGCTGCCTCGCACCGGCCGTCGACGCACTCGTGCTGGCGGTCCGCGACGGCGCGCTCGGCAGACTCACGGTCACCAAGGCCGACGGCGAGGCGGCCCTCACCTCACCGCTCGGCCTGGCCCTGGAGGCCGCCGGCTTCCGCCCCACCCCGAGGGGCCTGCGCCTGCGGGCGTGAGAGCTCAGCCGCCGAGGACGACCGACTCGCTGCGCGCGGCCTCGTGGTCGCCGGGCCACACCCAGCGGAACTCCAGCCCCGCGCGCGAGGGGACCGTGGCCGACACCCGGCCGGTGTTGTCGGTGTAGCCGGTCGCCCGGTTGGTCCAGGTCTCCCAGCCGACGGGGCGGCTCTGCAGGGTCAGCTCCTTGCCGACGTAGCCGACGATCCCGGTGCGCAGATCGGCGCTGACCGCGAGCCCGCTGCCCTCGGCCTTGCTGGTGACCGCCACGTCGGTCGGCGCCGCGGCCCGCGGGCGTGTCGTCCGGTCGGCGGCCACCGAGGTGTGGAAGGACGTGAAGTAGCCGTAGCGACCGGTCATCCAGACGACCCGACCGCTGCCGCCCCGCGGCACGACCGGTCGCACGTTGTCCTGGTGCGAGCCGATCGTCACGGCTTCGCTCGTCCACGACCGTCCCAGGTCAGGCGTCGTCCAGCGCTCGACCTCGAGCTTCGCGATGCCGGGCCTCGCCAGCACGACCGTGGACGGGTCGTCGTGGTCGAAGGAGATGCCCGCGGTGTAGCCGGGCTCGCGCGGCGCGCCGGCGATGCTGCCGCCCGCCGAGGTGATCCGGGTGCTCAGCCAGCGACGGCCGTCCCAGGCGGCGTACCAGTAGTCGTGGTCGGTCGAGCTGCCCTCGGGCATCGTCGCGAAGACGATGCGCGGGCGCCCCTGCGCGTCGAGCGCGACGTCGTGGACCCAGGCATCGCGGCCTGCAGGTGCGGCGTAGACGAGGTCGCCCTGCGCGGGCGCGATCGGCAGCCGGCTGACCGGCGCAATCCCGCGACCGCTCGCCCCGCGCAGTGCACCCTTGCGGTAGGCGGCGTAGTAGATCGAGGAGTGCGTCTCCGCGGGGTGGCCGTTGGTGAAGCCCATCGCGATCGTGTCGCGACCGTTGCCGGCGTACTTGACGTAGGGCCGCTGCTCCTTCACGTGGACGAGTCGCCGCGCCGGCGTCCAGGTGCGACCCAGGTCGCGGGTCGTCGTGAAGGCCGGGCTCGAGTAGCCGCTGCGGCCGAAGACCCACATCGTCCCCTCGTCGGGGAGCAGCACCGGGTTGA
This window contains:
- a CDS encoding BNR-4 repeat-containing protein, producing MRRVAWSGLVAALVMAGSQAVAGPVPQVVASPTALVAEDGAWCWFSEPRAAQDGDTTFLGWISSRGDIVIGAVDGSGTTTTAVVMTNFEVDDHDHPAVIVRPDGRVQAFWSRHNGAEVFTRTTTRPRDISHWGPLGTVPLKVAGDRVSTYVNPVLLPDEGTMWVFGRSGYSSPAFTTTRDLGRTWTPARRLVHVKEQRPYVKYAGNGRDTIAMGFTNGHPAETHSSIYYAAYRKGALRGASGRGIAPVSRLPIAPAQGDLVYAAPAGRDAWVHDVALDAQGRPRIVFATMPEGSSTDHDYWYAAWDGRRWLSTRITSAGGSIAGAPREPGYTAGISFDHDDPSTVVLARPGIAKLEVERWTTPDLGRSWTSEAVTIGSHQDNVRPVVPRGGSGRVVWMTGRYGYFTSFHTSVAADRTTRPRAAAPTDVAVTSKAEGSGLAVSADLRTGIVGYVGKELTLQSRPVGWETWTNRATGYTDNTGRVSATVPSRAGLEFRWVWPGDHEAARSESVVLGG